Proteins found in one Coleofasciculaceae cyanobacterium genomic segment:
- a CDS encoding TVP38/TMEM64 family protein, which translates to MRTNKYEYFEVAMLVLLGITLAAAPAQAQEAAGQGGFNPQELLRNALQWVDNLGAITLFGIDLAIAPVAFILIYIVATVAFLPGSVLTLGAGVVFGIVQGTIYVLIGATVGATLAFLIGRYLARQWISKKIAENQKFRAINRAISKEGWKIVLLARLSPIFPFNLLNYGLGVTGVSLKDYVLASIGMIPGTIMYVYIGSLAGSIATIGGETNANPIAQWPLRIIGFIATVAVTLYVTKIARKALDESIEAGEPRGNEQQI; encoded by the coding sequence ATGAGAACCAATAAATATGAGTACTTTGAAGTAGCCATGCTAGTCTTACTTGGCATAACTTTAGCTGCTGCACCAGCCCAGGCGCAAGAAGCAGCGGGTCAAGGTGGCTTTAATCCTCAAGAATTATTACGAAATGCGCTGCAATGGGTTGATAATTTAGGCGCGATTACCCTTTTTGGGATAGATTTGGCGATCGCACCAGTTGCTTTTATCCTAATTTATATTGTGGCTACGGTGGCATTTCTGCCTGGTTCGGTACTTACTTTGGGTGCAGGAGTGGTATTTGGCATAGTTCAAGGAACGATTTATGTCCTGATTGGCGCAACTGTTGGGGCAACTTTGGCTTTTTTAATTGGTCGTTATTTAGCCAGACAATGGATCTCAAAAAAAATTGCGGAAAATCAAAAATTTAGAGCGATCAATCGCGCCATTAGCAAGGAGGGTTGGAAAATAGTTCTCTTGGCCCGATTATCGCCAATATTTCCCTTTAATCTGCTTAATTATGGCTTGGGTGTTACGGGAGTATCTTTGAAAGACTATGTTTTAGCTTCGATAGGAATGATTCCTGGCACAATCATGTATGTCTATATTGGTTCTTTAGCTGGCAGCATTGCAACTATTGGTGGGGAAACGAATGCTAACCCGATAGCTCAATGGCCGCTCAGGATTATTGGTTTTATTGCTACGGTGGCAGTTACTCTCTACGTAACTAAAATTGCTCGTAAAGCCTTGGACGAATCAATCGAAGCTGGCGAACCCAGGGGGAATGAACAACAGATTTAA
- a CDS encoding mercuric reductase: MNNQDHAVTILPMDKYNQELLANVHPPDWTNPTPTDCYDLLVIGAGTAGLVTAKGAAGLGIGFKVAMIERNLMGGDCLNVGCVPSKCLIRSSRVVAEIKQALPYGIQPPDRIEVDFSAVMARMRQVRTKISPVDSAVAAKKAGVDVFFGEARFKSENTIAVNGQTLKFKKAVIAAGARAVEPKIAGIEEVGYLTNETVFSLTELPKRLAVIGGGPIGCELAQAFQRLGSQVILFHKGDRLLNKEDPEAAEVVQQALSEEGIRLVLNCQLQEVKQNLEGKIISFVGDAGSESVVVDEILVGTGRQPNIENLNLAAANVEYDPKKGVKVNDHLQTTNSKIYGAGDICMNWKFTHAADAAARIVIKNTLFAPFGLGKSKLSDLIMPWVTYTDPEIAHVGMYEEEAKAKGIDCQTIKIDFDDLDRALADGETEGLLKILHKRGSDEILGATLVARHGGEMISEITTAMIGGIGLSKMSTVIHPYPTQAAVIKQAADAYRRTLLTERTKKLLGFLTKLS, encoded by the coding sequence ATGAATAATCAAGACCATGCTGTTACCATCCTACCGATGGATAAATATAACCAGGAGTTATTGGCAAACGTTCATCCGCCTGATTGGACAAACCCTACACCTACCGACTGTTACGATTTGCTCGTTATTGGGGCGGGTACAGCAGGATTAGTTACGGCTAAAGGTGCAGCGGGGTTGGGTATTGGTTTTAAGGTAGCCATGATTGAAAGGAATCTGATGGGGGGAGACTGTTTAAATGTTGGCTGTGTCCCTTCTAAGTGCTTAATTCGCTCTTCCCGTGTAGTGGCAGAGATTAAACAAGCTCTACCTTATGGAATTCAGCCTCCAGACCGTATTGAGGTAGATTTTTCGGCGGTGATGGCAAGGATGCGTCAGGTAAGAACTAAAATTAGTCCTGTAGATTCGGCGGTAGCAGCCAAAAAAGCAGGAGTAGATGTGTTTTTTGGTGAAGCAAGGTTTAAAAGCGAAAATACGATTGCCGTAAATGGACAAACCCTCAAGTTTAAAAAAGCAGTAATTGCTGCTGGGGCGAGAGCAGTTGAACCAAAAATTGCGGGCATAGAAGAAGTTGGTTATTTGACGAATGAAACTGTTTTTTCTCTGACGGAATTACCAAAAAGATTGGCGGTAATTGGCGGAGGGCCAATTGGTTGCGAGTTGGCGCAGGCTTTTCAGCGTTTAGGTAGCCAAGTGATTTTATTTCACAAGGGCGATCGCTTGCTTAATAAAGAAGATCCAGAAGCAGCAGAGGTGGTGCAGCAGGCATTGAGCGAAGAGGGGATTCGTTTGGTATTAAATTGTCAGTTGCAGGAAGTAAAACAAAATCTTGAAGGCAAGATAATTAGCTTTGTTGGCGATGCAGGGTCAGAATCAGTTGTTGTAGATGAGATCTTGGTAGGCACGGGTAGACAGCCTAATATAGAAAACCTGAATTTAGCAGCGGCAAACGTAGAATATGACCCTAAAAAAGGAGTTAAAGTCAACGATCATCTGCAAACTACTAACTCTAAGATTTACGGTGCAGGAGATATCTGCATGAACTGGAAGTTTACCCATGCAGCGGATGCAGCAGCCAGAATTGTGATTAAAAATACTCTATTTGCTCCTTTTGGCTTGGGCAAATCCAAGCTTAGCGATCTGATTATGCCTTGGGTAACTTATACCGATCCTGAAATTGCTCATGTCGGAATGTATGAAGAAGAGGCAAAGGCAAAAGGAATTGACTGTCAGACAATTAAAATCGACTTTGACGATCTCGATCGCGCTTTAGCTGACGGAGAAACAGAAGGCTTACTCAAAATATTACACAAACGCGGTTCGGACGAAATTCTCGGGGCTACTCTGGTTGCTCGTCATGGGGGAGAAATGATTAGCGAGATTACTACCGCGATGATTGGCGGGATCGGGTTAAGTAAGATGTCTACTGTCATTCACCCCTATCCGACTCAGGCTGCTGTCATAAAACAGGCTGCCGATGCTTATCGTCGGACTTTATTAACCGAGAGAACTAAGAAATTATTGGGTTTTTTGACTAAGCTCTCTTAA
- a CDS encoding ATP-binding protein — protein sequence MLCSEELLKLELFQKLESDRLKWVCDRASKLELAKGDTLVQEGDPHQGFFILTSGSIGITRFSEGIEMPIGQHHAPAFFGEIQIMTDDLVPVTLRALSDCQIHEITSEDFLQLVHQCRDFERTVFKTVQSRVKGLQSFIQNREKMAALGTLAAGLAHELNNPAAAVVRSLKDIMPAMLELQRMNLVYGQRNVDEAHTAQWLKLRDEGYDFIQSDRYDPLAMMDREDAILDWLENYGVKEAWKLAEPLAAGNVQPIMLDELMARWRDDTTELKDMGLRWLALSFEVMVMIQSGLRGAERVSDLVQSMRSYSHLDRGAKQEVDVHQGLEDTIQLLSHKLKQGVKIKRTYDRALPKILAFGSELNQVWTNLIDNSIDAMSEKGNLEIITVNKGDRIIVKVIDSGCGIPSEIQSRIFEPFFTTKTVGKGSGLGLDNVRRIVENRHRGSVSLESEPGKTCFIICLPVNLCTT from the coding sequence ATGCTGTGTTCTGAAGAACTGTTAAAGCTAGAGTTGTTTCAAAAGTTGGAAAGCGATCGCCTAAAGTGGGTATGCGATCGCGCTAGTAAATTAGAATTGGCTAAGGGAGACACTTTGGTACAGGAGGGAGATCCTCACCAAGGCTTTTTTATTCTGACATCTGGCAGTATTGGTATTACCCGATTTAGTGAAGGGATAGAAATGCCGATTGGACAACACCATGCGCCTGCTTTTTTTGGTGAAATCCAGATCATGACGGACGATTTGGTGCCAGTTACCCTAAGAGCTTTGAGCGATTGCCAGATTCATGAAATTACTTCAGAAGATTTCTTGCAGCTTGTACATCAATGCCGTGACTTTGAAAGGACAGTTTTTAAAACGGTACAAAGCCGAGTCAAAGGATTGCAGTCTTTTATTCAAAATCGGGAAAAAATGGCAGCTTTGGGGACATTAGCAGCAGGTTTGGCTCATGAACTCAATAACCCTGCTGCTGCGGTAGTGCGATCGCTCAAGGATATTATGCCAGCAATGCTGGAACTACAGCGCATGAATCTAGTTTATGGACAGCGCAACGTAGATGAAGCACATACAGCTCAATGGCTTAAGCTAAGAGACGAGGGCTATGATTTCATCCAGAGCGATCGCTATGATCCTTTGGCGATGATGGATCGAGAAGATGCGATTTTAGACTGGTTAGAAAACTATGGCGTAAAAGAAGCCTGGAAGCTAGCCGAACCTTTGGCAGCAGGGAATGTTCAACCCATAATGTTAGATGAATTAATGGCGCGCTGGCGCGACGACACCACAGAACTAAAAGATATGGGTTTGCGCTGGCTGGCTTTGTCTTTTGAAGTGATGGTAATGATTCAGTCTGGATTGCGGGGTGCAGAACGAGTTTCCGATCTAGTTCAGTCAATGCGATCGTATTCTCATTTAGATCGAGGTGCCAAACAAGAGGTAGATGTCCATCAGGGTTTGGAAGACACGATCCAGCTTCTCTCTCATAAGCTTAAACAAGGAGTAAAAATCAAACGCACCTACGATCGCGCTCTACCGAAAATACTGGCTTTTGGCAGCGAATTAAATCAGGTTTGGACTAATTTAATCGACAACAGCATTGATGCGATGTCAGAAAAAGGCAATCTGGAAATTATTACCGTGAATAAAGGCGATCGCATTATTGTTAAAGTCATTGATTCAGGCTGTGGTATTCCCTCTGAAATTCAGTCTCGTATCTTTGAACCCTTTTTTACTACCAAAACCGTTGGCAAAGGCTCAGGATTAGGTTTAGATAACGTTCGGCGCATAGTTGAGAATCGTCATCGCGGCTCAGTCTCCCTCGAATCTGAACCAGGAAAAACTTGTTTTATTATTTGTCTACCAGTTAATCTCTGTACAACATAA
- the murF gene encoding UDP-N-acetylmuramoyl-tripeptide--D-alanyl-D-alanine ligase, producing MNLYFSLAQLSIILKTNPLNLAANDLDLSVFGITTDTRTIKPQEVFVALVGENFDGHNFVDRAIAKGAIAIIVNHQIESLNVPQFIVEDTLKAYQQIARWWRDRFNIPVIGVTGSVGKTSTKELISAVLSTQGKALKTEANFNNEIGVPKTLLQITSEHDYAVIEMAMRGEGEIALLSEIARPTIGIITNVGTAHIGRLGSREAIARAKCELLAQMPHTSTAILNYDNSLLIATADKVWQGKTITYGLTGGDIKGEINGDTLKTLAHNFPLPLPGEHNASNFLAAIAVARVLNLDLAPLVAGLQVELPQGRSRRYDLPSDVVLLDETYNAGLESMLAAIEMLKQTPGKRHIAVLGTMKELGQHSSQLHRQVGEKVQELGVDLLLVLADEAATQEIAHSAKGIAAECFSDRITLTNRLTEIMRPGDRILCKASNSVGLSKVVEELILKQ from the coding sequence ATGAACCTCTATTTTTCTTTAGCACAACTCAGTATAATTCTTAAAACTAATCCCTTAAATCTTGCTGCAAATGATTTAGATTTATCGGTATTTGGTATTACTACAGATACGCGCACTATAAAACCCCAAGAAGTATTTGTGGCTCTAGTGGGAGAAAATTTTGACGGACACAACTTTGTAGATCGAGCTATAGCCAAAGGCGCGATCGCGATTATTGTTAACCATCAAATAGAATCTTTAAATGTTCCCCAGTTTATTGTTGAGGACACCTTAAAAGCGTATCAACAAATTGCCCGCTGGTGGCGCGATCGCTTTAATATTCCCGTGATTGGGGTAACGGGTTCGGTAGGAAAAACCAGTACTAAAGAATTAATCTCTGCCGTCTTAAGCACGCAAGGTAAGGCACTAAAAACTGAGGCCAACTTTAACAATGAGATTGGTGTTCCCAAAACCTTGCTCCAAATTACCTCAGAACATGATTATGCTGTGATTGAAATGGCAATGCGAGGAGAGGGAGAAATTGCGCTACTGTCAGAGATCGCTCGCCCCACTATAGGAATTATTACCAATGTAGGAACGGCTCATATTGGTCGTTTAGGCTCAAGAGAAGCGATCGCCAGAGCTAAATGCGAACTTTTGGCACAGATGCCCCATACTAGCACCGCTATTTTAAATTACGACAATTCTTTGCTAATTGCAACCGCCGACAAAGTTTGGCAAGGAAAAACAATTACCTATGGCTTGACGGGGGGAGATATCAAAGGAGAAATCAACGGGGATACTTTAAAAACTTTGGCACATAATTTCCCTTTACCTCTACCAGGAGAACATAATGCCAGCAATTTTCTGGCAGCAATTGCAGTTGCTCGAGTCTTAAACCTAGATCTTGCTCCCTTAGTTGCAGGGTTACAGGTTGAATTGCCCCAAGGGCGATCGCGACGTTATGATTTACCTAGTGACGTAGTTCTTCTCGATGAAACCTACAATGCAGGTTTAGAATCGATGCTGGCTGCGATCGAGATGCTGAAGCAAACCCCTGGCAAAAGACACATTGCGGTGTTAGGCACGATGAAGGAATTAGGCCAACACTCATCCCAGCTACATCGCCAAGTAGGAGAAAAAGTCCAAGAACTAGGTGTCGATCTTTTATTAGTCTTAGCAGACGAAGCTGCAACTCAAGAAATTGCTCACAGTGCCAAAGGAATTGCTGCCGAATGTTTCAGCGATCGCATTACTTTAACTAATAGATTAACAGAGATCATGCGTCCAGGCGATCGTATTTTGTGCAAGGCTTCTAACTCTGTTGGTTTAAGTAAAGTTGTAGAGGAATTAATCTTAAAGCAATAA
- a CDS encoding NAD(P)H-quinone oxidoreductase subunit J: MAEEKENQNPQENPQGNEAASEIVAAGQTSTWLTENGFDNEALAPDTSNVEMIKVEADLLLPIATALYAYGYNYLQCQGAYDLGPGKELVSFYHLIKVGDDIEQPEEVRLKVFLTRDNPRVPSLYWIWKAADWQERESYDMFGIIYEGHPNLKRILMNEDWVGFPLRKDYVSPDFYELQDAY, from the coding sequence GTGGCTGAAGAAAAAGAAAATCAGAATCCTCAAGAGAATCCTCAAGGAAATGAGGCAGCATCTGAGATAGTTGCTGCGGGTCAAACTTCTACCTGGCTTACGGAAAATGGCTTTGACAATGAGGCTTTAGCACCCGATACTTCTAATGTGGAAATGATTAAGGTAGAAGCAGATTTATTACTGCCGATCGCCACTGCGCTGTATGCTTATGGTTATAACTACCTCCAGTGTCAGGGAGCTTACGATTTAGGCCCAGGAAAAGAGCTAGTTAGCTTTTACCATCTAATTAAAGTTGGCGATGATATCGAGCAGCCAGAAGAAGTCCGTCTCAAGGTTTTTCTGACTAGAGATAATCCGAGAGTCCCTTCTCTGTATTGGATTTGGAAAGCAGCAGACTGGCAGGAAAGGGAAAGCTACGATATGTTTGGCATCATCTACGAAGGACATCCTAATCTCAAGCGCATTTTAATGAACGAAGATTGGGTAGGCTTTCCCTTGCGCAAAGATTATGTATCTCCTGACTTTTATGAGCTACAAGATGCTTATTAA
- the ndhK gene encoding photosynthetic/respiratory NAD(P)H-quinone oxidoreductase subunit K has product MVMNSSTFEQQQQEKILNPISPTKVTQDLSENVILTTVDDLYNWAKLSSLWPMLYGTACCFIEFAALIGSRFDFDRYGLVPRSSPRQSDLIITAGTITMKMAPALVRLYEEMPEPKYVIAMGACTITGGMFSADSTTTVRGVDKLIPVDVYMPGCPPRPEAIFDAIIKLRKKISNQSIQERASTVEQTHRYYSTMHNMKSVEPIFDGKYIQSETRQAPPKELAEAMGMPLPAIESAEKEVERG; this is encoded by the coding sequence ATGGTCATGAATTCTTCAACATTTGAACAACAGCAACAAGAAAAAATACTTAATCCGATTAGCCCGACCAAGGTAACCCAGGATTTATCAGAAAACGTCATTTTGACTACGGTAGACGATCTCTATAATTGGGCAAAGCTATCTAGTCTGTGGCCCATGTTATATGGTACAGCCTGTTGTTTTATCGAATTTGCTGCCTTGATTGGTTCTAGATTTGATTTTGACCGCTATGGCTTAGTACCTCGTTCTAGTCCTCGTCAGTCGGACTTGATTATTACCGCAGGCACAATTACCATGAAAATGGCTCCTGCTTTGGTTCGCCTCTATGAAGAGATGCCCGAACCTAAGTATGTAATTGCGATGGGTGCCTGTACCATTACTGGAGGAATGTTTAGTGCTGACTCTACAACTACTGTAAGGGGTGTAGACAAGCTAATACCCGTGGATGTATATATGCCTGGTTGTCCTCCTCGTCCAGAAGCTATTTTTGATGCCATCATTAAGCTACGCAAAAAAATTTCTAATCAATCGATACAGGAAAGAGCTTCAACTGTCGAACAGACTCATCGCTACTACAGCACGATGCACAATATGAAGTCGGTTGAGCCAATTTTTGATGGTAAATACATTCAGTCTGAGACTCGCCAAGCACCACCAAAAGAGCTTGCCGAAGCTATGGGTATGCCTTTACCGGCAATAGAATCAGCAGAGAAAGAGGTGGAACGTGGCTGA
- the ndhC gene encoding photosynthetic/respiratory NAD(P)H-quinone oxidoreductase subunit C — protein sequence MFVLNGYEYFLGFLLICSAVPALALTASKLLRPSNGGPERQTTYESGMEPIGGAWIQFNIRYYMFALVFVVFDVETVFLYPWAVAFSRLGLLAFVEALIFIAILVIALVYAWRKGALEWS from the coding sequence TTGTTTGTCCTCAACGGTTATGAATATTTCTTGGGTTTCTTACTCATTTGTAGCGCAGTCCCAGCCCTAGCTTTAACTGCCTCTAAACTATTAAGACCTAGTAACGGTGGTCCAGAACGCCAAACAACATACGAATCTGGGATGGAACCCATTGGCGGTGCTTGGATTCAGTTTAACATCCGCTATTATATGTTTGCTTTGGTGTTTGTGGTCTTTGATGTAGAAACAGTGTTTTTATATCCTTGGGCAGTAGCTTTCAGTCGTTTAGGATTGTTAGCATTTGTAGAAGCCCTAATTTTTATTGCCATTTTGGTAATTGCCTTAGTGTATGCGTGGAGAAAAGGAGCTTTAGAATGGTCATGA
- a CDS encoding MAPEG family protein, which produces MNNTLPIATFFGGIFGFMAIALSYLVVMERTSTRVWHGESKADISNQPNYLEKPGNWAAFVENYTQKFVATKKRDDGMLQRKVRAFGNFVEYVPLALLLILLLESVSSPAWLLWLLGSVLTIARIFHAWAVIKTYGPSVGRAVGFFLTWLVYLLSAGACVYYGVIGVLQ; this is translated from the coding sequence ATGAACAATACTCTTCCTATTGCAACATTTTTCGGCGGAATATTCGGATTTATGGCGATCGCTTTATCTTATCTTGTAGTGATGGAGCGAACAAGTACCAGGGTTTGGCATGGAGAGTCAAAAGCAGACATATCTAATCAACCCAACTATCTCGAAAAACCTGGAAACTGGGCAGCCTTCGTCGAAAACTATACTCAAAAATTTGTAGCGACAAAAAAGCGCGATGATGGAATGTTACAGCGTAAAGTAAGAGCTTTTGGTAATTTTGTTGAATATGTTCCCTTGGCGTTGCTGCTGATTCTCTTGCTGGAGTCAGTCAGTTCACCAGCTTGGTTATTATGGCTTTTGGGCAGTGTGCTGACTATTGCTCGCATTTTTCATGCTTGGGCAGTAATCAAAACTTATGGCCCATCAGTAGGACGCGCCGTTGGGTTTTTTCTGACTTGGTTGGTTTATTTGTTGAGTGCTGGTGCTTGTGTTTACTATGGGGTAATTGGAGTCTTACAGTAA
- a CDS encoding DUF2834 domain-containing protein produces the protein MQPIYFCLSLLGLVIPYSQFIAFIADHGFNLALFWKQLFINQISSFFALDLFISVVVFWIFVVTEGTRLQMKFLWIYIVLDLIIGLSFALPLFLGMRSLRLAEPQIQIISEEA, from the coding sequence ATGCAGCCAATTTATTTCTGCTTGTCTTTACTTGGTTTAGTCATACCCTACTCACAATTTATTGCCTTTATTGCCGATCATGGTTTTAACTTAGCTTTATTCTGGAAACAGTTATTTATCAATCAAATTTCTAGCTTTTTTGCCTTAGATCTATTCATTTCTGTGGTAGTGTTTTGGATCTTTGTGGTTACAGAAGGGACAAGATTGCAAATGAAATTTCTCTGGATTTATATTGTCTTAGATTTAATCATTGGTTTATCTTTTGCCTTGCCTTTATTTCTGGGAATGCGATCCCTGCGGCTAGCTGAGCCACAGATACAAATAATCTCAGAAGAAGCGTAA
- a CDS encoding helix-turn-helix domain-containing protein, translating to MPSQQSLTNLYGEDEHEHLLSSNTAGWDKLGLVYELEPAGEMPEAVTPSHILIVCQGEFQASFQINGQWHHEQYTKGDVALIPAGELFPRVKTDREVPLIDLFLSPDVLIAVGETADSNVRLRSRSVPRGLSHLKFQDPLIQQMALALKTELEIAGEDSKLYADSMTIALAAHLLRRYAVKNFIKEYRGGLPPYQLKIIIEYIQEHLDRNLSLDLLANLIQISPHYFASLFKQCMGLPPHQYITQCRLEKAKTLLRQKNLPIALVCQEVGFKNQSHFTRVFRQHFQITPKAYQNLF from the coding sequence TTGCCTTCACAACAGTCTCTTACCAACTTATACGGTGAAGATGAACACGAGCATCTTCTTTCCAGCAACACAGCAGGATGGGATAAGCTTGGTTTGGTTTATGAATTAGAACCCGCGGGTGAGATGCCCGAAGCAGTTACTCCCAGTCACATTTTAATTGTTTGTCAAGGAGAATTTCAGGCGAGTTTTCAAATTAATGGACAGTGGCATCATGAACAATATACCAAAGGCGATGTAGCTCTTATCCCTGCTGGCGAACTTTTTCCCAGAGTAAAAACGGATCGGGAAGTACCTTTGATCGATTTATTTTTGTCTCCTGATGTTTTGATAGCTGTCGGCGAAACTGCTGATAGTAATGTTAGATTGCGATCGCGAAGCGTACCCAGAGGGTTATCGCATTTGAAATTCCAAGATCCTTTGATTCAACAAATGGCATTAGCATTAAAGACGGAATTAGAAATTGCTGGTGAAGATAGCAAGCTTTATGCTGATTCGATGACAATAGCACTAGCAGCGCATTTATTACGACGATATGCAGTTAAAAATTTCATTAAAGAATACAGGGGAGGATTGCCCCCATATCAATTAAAAATAATTATTGAATACATTCAAGAACATTTAGATCGAAACCTAAGTCTAGATTTACTGGCTAATCTAATTCAAATTAGTCCGCATTACTTTGCTAGTCTATTTAAGCAATGTATGGGATTACCACCCCATCAATATATTACTCAATGTCGGTTAGAAAAAGCTAAAACGCTATTACGGCAAAAAAATTTACCAATTGCGCTTGTATGTCAGGAAGTTGGATTCAAAAACCAAAGTCATTTTACTAGGGTATTTCGTCAGCATTTTCAAATTACGCCCAAGGCCTATCAAAACTTATTTTAA
- a CDS encoding VOC family protein, with protein sequence MLKQEIKSQGLASGSLRRVHHIALNVKDMNTSKHFYGNILGLHQLTGEEVPSTLVKLVAAGKVCNFKTPDGIILDLFAEPDLNPPNQDPEKQFTRANHLSFDIDPQLFDDAVKTIKELQIPVAIDVVTRLTGKGFYIYDPDGFIIEIRCDPLK encoded by the coding sequence ATGCTTAAACAAGAAATAAAGTCTCAAGGTTTAGCATCTGGCAGTTTACGGCGTGTGCATCACATTGCTTTAAACGTTAAAGACATGAACACATCCAAGCATTTTTATGGCAATATTTTAGGTTTACATCAGCTAACAGGAGAAGAAGTTCCATCTACGCTAGTAAAGTTAGTCGCAGCAGGAAAAGTTTGTAATTTTAAAACTCCTGACGGCATAATTCTCGATTTATTTGCCGAACCCGATCTAAACCCGCCCAATCAAGATCCAGAGAAACAGTTTACCCGCGCTAATCATCTTTCATTTGATATCGATCCGCAACTATTTGATGATGCAGTAAAAACCATAAAAGAACTTCAAATTCCTGTGGCGATTGACGTGGTGACTCGTCTGACTGGTAAAGGTTTTTATATCTACGATCCCGATGGTTTTATTATTGAAATTCGCTGCGATCCCTTAAAGTAG
- a CDS encoding RNA-binding S4 domain-containing protein produces the protein MIHNSTLRSHIKLDQFLKWQGIAQTGGEAKIIIKQGMVEVNGEEEMRRGRKLVTGDRVTVAGTTHRVELQ, from the coding sequence ATGATCCACAATTCGACATTGCGATCGCACATCAAACTCGATCAGTTTCTTAAATGGCAGGGAATTGCCCAAACTGGCGGAGAAGCCAAAATTATTATTAAACAAGGCATGGTGGAGGTAAACGGCGAAGAAGAGATGAGACGAGGGCGTAAATTAGTTACAGGCGATCGCGTTACCGTTGCAGGAACAACCCATCGAGTAGAGTTACAGTAA
- a CDS encoding GUN4 domain-containing protein yields MSDNQDQIVEQLSIQLSAIQEQLSQLSNRFDNWENNLSEVSSLPAKISQLEDDLMLLGDRYRYQDLQKYLAAKNWFEADKETIRVILAVTAKEIEELTPEDIQHFPCNDLMVIDRLWTRYSDGRFGFSPQLKIYQEKGGSFDTTVEQNQQLVETWGEHLGWRKDNRWLPCSELDFSLNAPFGCHPSRWWNSPYGSKMTNFFLGRLITCEIAAK; encoded by the coding sequence ATGAGCGACAATCAAGATCAAATAGTCGAGCAACTTTCGATACAACTATCAGCGATTCAGGAACAGTTAAGCCAGTTATCTAACCGTTTTGATAACTGGGAAAATAATCTCAGCGAAGTATCTAGCCTACCAGCCAAAATATCTCAGTTGGAAGATGACCTAATGTTGTTGGGCGATCGCTATCGTTATCAAGATCTGCAAAAATATCTGGCAGCAAAAAACTGGTTTGAAGCGGATAAAGAAACTATTAGAGTAATTTTAGCCGTTACAGCCAAGGAAATTGAAGAGTTGACTCCAGAAGATATTCAGCATTTTCCCTGTAATGACTTAATGGTAATCGATCGCCTTTGGACTAGGTACAGTGATGGACGTTTTGGCTTTAGTCCTCAACTAAAAATTTACCAAGAAAAAGGTGGTAGTTTTGACACGACTGTCGAACAAAATCAGCAGCTTGTCGAAACCTGGGGAGAACATTTGGGATGGCGCAAAGATAATCGCTGGCTTCCCTGTAGCGAATTGGATTTTAGTCTTAATGCACCCTTCGGTTGTCACCCTTCTCGTTGGTGGAATTCTCCTTACGGTTCAAAAATGACCAATTTTTTTTTAGGACGTTTGATTACCTGTGAGATCGCTGCTAAGTAA
- a CDS encoding antibiotic biosynthesis monooxygenase, with protein MATLSLDNSLTTVMIIFAVEPEQQQELIDAIKEFVETVKTQPGFVSANLHKSIDGVKVVNYAQWSSRSAYESFVNNEKVQSQAGIREFTPPDSHVYEIVTSESKVGTPEIKEGEYIVHVAEFSMSSENQPKMVELAKEHVKPAMEQPGLISATFHRSLDGTRVINYGHWANKEAIEELRKQPGFSKDKPYWEGLADNVYHLYEVVHTVNS; from the coding sequence ATGGCTACTCTCTCTTTAGATAATAGTTTAACTACCGTAATGATTATTTTTGCGGTTGAACCAGAACAGCAGCAAGAACTTATTGATGCAATTAAAGAGTTTGTTGAGACTGTCAAAACTCAACCAGGCTTTGTTTCGGCTAATTTACATAAAAGTATTGACGGGGTAAAAGTCGTTAATTATGCCCAGTGGTCTAGTAGGTCGGCTTATGAATCTTTTGTAAATAACGAAAAAGTACAGTCGCAAGCTGGCATTCGAGAATTTACTCCTCCAGATTCTCACGTATATGAAATAGTGACCTCAGAATCGAAAGTAGGTACGCCAGAAATAAAAGAGGGAGAATACATCGTTCACGTTGCCGAATTTAGTATGTCGTCAGAGAATCAGCCAAAAATGGTAGAACTGGCTAAAGAACACGTAAAACCTGCAATGGAACAACCAGGATTAATCTCCGCTACTTTTCACCGCAGTTTAGATGGTACTCGCGTAATTAACTACGGACATTGGGCAAACAAAGAGGCTATTGAAGAACTTAGAAAACAACCAGGCTTTAGCAAAGATAAACCTTACTGGGAAGGACTTGCCGATAATGTATATCATCTTTATGAAGTAGTCCATACCGTTAACTCATAA